A window from Bombus fervidus isolate BK054 chromosome 12, iyBomFerv1, whole genome shotgun sequence encodes these proteins:
- the Liprin-alpha gene encoding PTPRF interacting protein alpha isoform X1: MWNMMCDVMPTIAEDSISQRSSQYSGEDANFEQLMVSMLDERDKLVESLRENQERLQETEARLQEVEKERDSLNRQLNANIPQDFSQLTKELAAARESILEREEEISELKAERNNTRLLLEHLECLVSRHERSLRMTVVKRQAAAQSGVSSEVEVLKALKSLFEHHKALDEKVRERLRVALERNTSLEEELAITKEELQQYKLSGHAPKNIEDRPKENGQAEDGQQQNKNETEQAAGQQEQQQQPQQQQLQQSVQKLGTEKSTEIESRLSNGSLDPVDQDSAARVIDLQATLDKQSSELSTWQRRVAELSGRVAELEETLSKTQKDLLKTQETNVKLQRDLRENVAQKEDQEERIATLEKRYLNAQRESTSLHDLNEKLEQELQHKKAQLKLQEEKIAAIQEKLELAEQKLAQYAKLPEMEEQLKQRMEALTQVRRPNQQAQERHGSAEDRIQRLETQLEEKNAEVMRVNQRLKMNEEHNTRLSTTVDKLLSESNERLQVHLKERMHALEEKNALTQELEKTRKIAEDLQNEKAEIVKELGKARLEIDNVKRQMLQQEIAFNIQQTDALTRSLSPNAVDPGSFSRSASHSSFDTHSLPRRTGKRPAIEDDPTKNYVARTLAEQEWEKLQQAHVLANVQQAFDVSSDAEGDGDNESLFSCAADVISPTGHTDAQTLALMLQEQLDAINNEIRLIQEEKQSTEARAEELESRVGSLEHMNLLARGRSLERASPPLSGRSTPKSHHSPNRDYLHKYHTAPASMSPAHLHQYAASLASPGQLSESLPASQLQLSGEELHSVSERDSTGGAGSGGSDAASPLTARSIRLERVAQALAHSQEELRRRTGQAGFPSSGFPAHRHGQHNNGALNSGTPPSPLSSRHSSQDSLHKNNLSGVGLPIGQLSSSHLHMQSTMSPATAAAVAAAQKKKGIKSSLGRFFSKKEKIKGKDTPMPGDIPGMGGANTPADPDYGDNVSVAGTMGSKSDFDRRKKKSPSVFGSMLDSSRHELLAEAMKAGTPFALWNGPTVVAWLELWVGMPTWYVAACRANVKSGAIMSALSDTEIQREIGISNPLHRLKLRLAIQEMVSLTSPSAPTTSRTTLAFGDMNHEWIGNVWLPSLGLPQYRSTFMECLVDARMLDHLNKKDLRGQLRMVDSFHRTSLQYGILCLKRLNYDRQQLEERRRMAEGANVDVLVWSNDRVIRWVQSIGLKEYGNHLLESGVHGALIALDESFDANSFALALQIPTQNTQARQLLEMEFANLLTVGTERRLDEANNMKS, translated from the exons CTTCTGCTCGAGCATTTGGAATGCCTGGTTTCCCGACATGAACGATCGCTTAGGATGACTGTAGTGAAGAGGCAAGCCGCCGCGCAATCTGGAGTATCGTCCGAAGTTGAAGTGCTCAAAGCTCTAAAAAGTCTGTTCGAGCACCACAAGGCTTTAGACGAGAAA GTGCGTGAACGATTACGAGTTGCATTAGAAAGGAATACAAGCCTGGAAGAAGAGCTAGCTATTACCAAAGAAGAG cTCCAGCAATATAAATTAAGTGGACATGCGcctaaaaatatagaagataGGCCCAAGGAGAACGGACAGGCGGAAGATGGTCAGCAACAGAACAAG AATGAGACTGAGCAGGCAGCAGGCCAGCAggaacagcaacaacaaccgCAACAACAACAACTGCAGCAGTCAGTACAAAAACTAGGTACGGAGAAGTCAACAGAGATCGAAAGTAGACTGAGCAATGGCAGTCTCGATCCTGTGGACCAGGATTCTGCGGCGCGTGTAATAGATTTGCAAGCTACTCTCGACAAGCAG AGCTCAGAGTTGAGCACATGGCAGCGGCGGGTAGCCGAATTAAGTGGCCGAGTAGCAGAGTTAGAAGAAACTTTGTCCAAGACTCAGAAAGACCTTCTGAAAACCCAAGAAACGAATGTCAAACTGCAGAGAGATCTACGTGAAAATGTTGCCCAAAAAGAGGACCAAGAAGAAAGGATAGCGACTCTTGAAAAACGTTATCTTAATGCTCAACGAGAGTCCACTAGTTTACATGATCTCAATGAAAAGCTGGAGCAAGAGCTGCAGCACAAGAAAGCTCAATTAAAG CtccaagaagaaaaaatagcgGCGATACAGGAGAAACTAGAACTTGCAGAACAAAAATTAGCCCAATACGCTAAGTTAccagaaatggaagagcaatTAAAGCAGAGGATGGAGGCTCTGACGCAGGTGAGGAGGCCCAACCAG caGGCTCAAGAAAGACATGGCAGCGCAGAGGATAGAATACAGAGGTTGGAAACGCAACTTGAAGAAAAGAATGCAGAAGTGATGCGTGTCAATCAACGACTCAAGATGAATGAGGAGCATAATACGCGGCTTAGTACAACTGTTGATAAACTTTTGTCGg AATCTAACGAAAGATTACAAGTACATTTAAAAGAAAGGATGCACGCATTAGAAGAGAAAAACGCACTCACGCAAGAACTGGAAAAGACTAGGAAGATTGCGGAAGATCTTCAAAATGAGAAGGCCGAAATAGTTAAGGAATTAGGGAAAGCTCGCCTTGAAATTGATAATGTAAAAAGGCAAATGCTTCAGCAAGAAATTGCATTCAATATTCAACAAACAGATGCTCTAACTCGAAGTTTGTCTCCCAATGCAGTGGATCCAGGTTCCTTTTCTAGGAGTGCAAGTCATAGTAGTTTTGATACTCATTCTTTACCAAGAAGAACGGGTAAACGACCTGCAATCGAAGATGATCCAACAAAG aattatgtaGCGCGCACTTTAGCAGAGCAAGAATGGGAAAAATTACAGCAAGCTCATGTCCTTGCAAATGTACAACAAGCATTTGATGTTTCTAGTGATGCAGAAGGTGACGGAGATAACGAAAGTTTATTCAGTTGTGCAGCTGATGTAATTAGTCCTACAGGACATACGGATGCTCAAACACTAGCATTAATGTTACAAGAACAATTAGATGCAATTAACAATGAAATTAGATTAATCCAG GAAGAAAAGCAAAGTACCGAAGCGCGTGCCGAAGAGTTGGAGTCCCGGGTTGGTAGTCTTGAACATATGAATTTGTTAGCCAGAGGACGAAGTCTCGAACGGGCATCTCCACCATTAAGTGGACGATCCACTCCAAAATCGCATCATAGTCCAAATAGagattatttacataaatatcataCG gCACCAGCATCAATGTCTCCAGCGCATCTCCATCAATATGCTGCCTCTTTAGCTAGTCCAGGTCAACTTTCGGAATCCCTTCCTGCGAGCCAG tTGCAGTTATCAGGCGAAGAATTGCATTCAGTGAGTGAAAGAGACAGCACTGGTGGTGCAGGAAGTGGTGGTAGCGATGCAGCTTCACCGTTGACTGCTCGATCGATCAGACTAGAACGAGTAGCACAGGCACTTGCTCACAGTCAAGAGGAGCTCAGAAG ACGCACTGGACAAGCCGGATTTCCCAGCAGTGGTTTTCCTGCTCACAG GCATGGGCAACATAACAACGGCGCACTCAATTCTGGGACTCCCCCTTCCCCATTGTCCTCACGTCATAGCAGCCAGGACAGTTTGCATAAGAACAACTTGTCTGGTGTTGGATTGCCAATTGGACAATTGTCTAGTTCGCATTTGCATATGCAATCTACCATGAGTCCAGCAACCGCAGCAGCAGTAGCTGCAGCTCAAAAGAAGAAAGGCATTAAGAGCAGTCTTGGTAGATTTTTCAGCAAGAAAGAAAAG ATCAAGGGGAAAGATACACCAATGCCTGGAGATATACCAGGTATGGGAGGAGCAAATACACCTGCAGATCCTGATTATGGAGATAATGTTTCTGTTGCTGGCACTATGGGTAGTAAAAGCGATTTTGAtcgtagaaaaaagaaaag TCCAAGTGTATTTGGAAGTATGTTAGATTCTTCACGACACGAACTTCTGGCGGAGGCAATGAAAGCTGGAACACCTTTTGCTCTATGGAACGGACCAACTGTAGTGGCTTGGCTTGAGCTTTGGGTGGGCATGCCAACGTGGTATGTTGCAGCTTGCCGGGCAAATGTCAAAAGTGGTGCCATAATGAGTGCTCTTAGTGATACCGAAATTCAACGTGAAATTGGTATAAG tAATCCTCTACATCGATTGAAACTACGGTTAGCTATTCAAGAAATGGTGTCACTTACAAGTCCATCAGCACCAACAACTTCTCGCACAACCTTAGCATTTGGAGATATGAACCACGAATGGATTGGTAATGTCTGGCTTCCAAGTCTTGGTTTGCCACAGTATCGATCCACTTTCATGGAGTGCCTTGTTGATGCCAGAATGTTGGATCACCTTAACAAAAAGGACCTTCGTGGTCAACTTAGAATGGTTGATAGTTTTCACAG aaCAAGCTTGCAATATGGCATTTTGTGTTTAAAACGATTAAATTATGATAGGCAACAATTAGAAGAAAGGAGACGAATGGCGGAAGGTGCAAACGTCGATGTTCTTGTATGGAGTAATGATCGTGTTATAAGATGGGTGCAATCTATCGGCCTGAaa gAATACGGTAACCACCTCTTAGAATCTGGGGTACATGGAGCTCTTATAGCCCTCGATGAAAGTTTCGACGCAAATAGTTTTGCTCTAGCTTTGCAAATTCCAACGCAAAACACACAA GCTCGGCAGTTGTTAGAGATGGAGTTCGCAAATTTATTAACAGTAGGAACAGAAAGGCGACTCGATGAAGCGAATAATATGAAATCCTGA
- the Liprin-alpha gene encoding PTPRF interacting protein alpha isoform X9, producing MWNMMCDVMPTIAEDSISQRSSQYSGEDANFEQLMVSMLDERDKLVESLRENQERLQETEARLQEVEKERDSLNRQLNANIPQDFSQLTKELAAARESILEREEEISELKAERNNTRLLLEHLECLVSRHERSLRMTVVKRQAAAQSGVSSEVEVLKALKSLFEHHKALDEKVRERLRVALERNTSLEEELAITKEELQQYKLSGHAPKNIEDRPKENGQAEDGQQQNKSSELSTWQRRVAELSGRVAELEETLSKTQKDLLKTQETNVKLQRDLRENVAQKEDQEERIATLEKRYLNAQRESTSLHDLNEKLEQELQHKKAQLKLQEEKIAAIQEKLELAEQKLAQYAKLPEMEEQLKQRMEALTQVRRPNQQAQERHGSAEDRIQRLETQLEEKNAEVMRVNQRLKMNEEHNTRLSTTVDKLLSESNERLQVHLKERMHALEEKNALTQELEKTRKIAEDLQNEKAEIVKELGKARLEIDNVKRQMLQQEIAFNIQQTDALTRSLSPNAVDPGSFSRSASHSSFDTHSLPRRTGKRPAIEDDPTKNYVARTLAEQEWEKLQQAHVLANVQQAFDVSSDAEGDGDNESLFSCAADVISPTGHTDAQTLALMLQEQLDAINNEIRLIQEEKQSTEARAEELESRVGSLEHMNLLARGRSLERASPPLSGRSTPKSHHSPNRDYLHKYHTAPASMSPAHLHQYAASLASPGQLSESLPASQLQLSGEELHSVSERDSTGGAGSGGSDAASPLTARSIRLERVAQALAHSQEELRRRTGQAGFPSSGFPAHRHGQHNNGALNSGTPPSPLSSRHSSQDSLHKNNLSGVGLPIGQLSSSHLHMQSTMSPATAAAVAAAQKKKGIKSSLGRFFSKKEKIKGKDTPMPGDIPGMGGANTPADPDYGDNVSVAGTMGSKSDFDRRKKKSPSVFGSMLDSSRHELLAEAMKAGTPFALWNGPTVVAWLELWVGMPTWYVAACRANVKSGAIMSALSDTEIQREIGISNPLHRLKLRLAIQEMVSLTSPSAPTTSRTTLAFGDMNHEWIGNVWLPSLGLPQYRSTFMECLVDARMLDHLNKKDLRGQLRMVDSFHRTSLQYGILCLKRLNYDRQQLEERRRMAEGANVDVLVWSNDRVIRWVQSIGLKEYGNHLLESGVHGALIALDESFDANSFALALQIPTQNTQARQLLEMEFANLLTVGTERRLDEANNMKS from the exons CTTCTGCTCGAGCATTTGGAATGCCTGGTTTCCCGACATGAACGATCGCTTAGGATGACTGTAGTGAAGAGGCAAGCCGCCGCGCAATCTGGAGTATCGTCCGAAGTTGAAGTGCTCAAAGCTCTAAAAAGTCTGTTCGAGCACCACAAGGCTTTAGACGAGAAA GTGCGTGAACGATTACGAGTTGCATTAGAAAGGAATACAAGCCTGGAAGAAGAGCTAGCTATTACCAAAGAAGAG cTCCAGCAATATAAATTAAGTGGACATGCGcctaaaaatatagaagataGGCCCAAGGAGAACGGACAGGCGGAAGATGGTCAGCAACAGAACAAG AGCTCAGAGTTGAGCACATGGCAGCGGCGGGTAGCCGAATTAAGTGGCCGAGTAGCAGAGTTAGAAGAAACTTTGTCCAAGACTCAGAAAGACCTTCTGAAAACCCAAGAAACGAATGTCAAACTGCAGAGAGATCTACGTGAAAATGTTGCCCAAAAAGAGGACCAAGAAGAAAGGATAGCGACTCTTGAAAAACGTTATCTTAATGCTCAACGAGAGTCCACTAGTTTACATGATCTCAATGAAAAGCTGGAGCAAGAGCTGCAGCACAAGAAAGCTCAATTAAAG CtccaagaagaaaaaatagcgGCGATACAGGAGAAACTAGAACTTGCAGAACAAAAATTAGCCCAATACGCTAAGTTAccagaaatggaagagcaatTAAAGCAGAGGATGGAGGCTCTGACGCAGGTGAGGAGGCCCAACCAG caGGCTCAAGAAAGACATGGCAGCGCAGAGGATAGAATACAGAGGTTGGAAACGCAACTTGAAGAAAAGAATGCAGAAGTGATGCGTGTCAATCAACGACTCAAGATGAATGAGGAGCATAATACGCGGCTTAGTACAACTGTTGATAAACTTTTGTCGg AATCTAACGAAAGATTACAAGTACATTTAAAAGAAAGGATGCACGCATTAGAAGAGAAAAACGCACTCACGCAAGAACTGGAAAAGACTAGGAAGATTGCGGAAGATCTTCAAAATGAGAAGGCCGAAATAGTTAAGGAATTAGGGAAAGCTCGCCTTGAAATTGATAATGTAAAAAGGCAAATGCTTCAGCAAGAAATTGCATTCAATATTCAACAAACAGATGCTCTAACTCGAAGTTTGTCTCCCAATGCAGTGGATCCAGGTTCCTTTTCTAGGAGTGCAAGTCATAGTAGTTTTGATACTCATTCTTTACCAAGAAGAACGGGTAAACGACCTGCAATCGAAGATGATCCAACAAAG aattatgtaGCGCGCACTTTAGCAGAGCAAGAATGGGAAAAATTACAGCAAGCTCATGTCCTTGCAAATGTACAACAAGCATTTGATGTTTCTAGTGATGCAGAAGGTGACGGAGATAACGAAAGTTTATTCAGTTGTGCAGCTGATGTAATTAGTCCTACAGGACATACGGATGCTCAAACACTAGCATTAATGTTACAAGAACAATTAGATGCAATTAACAATGAAATTAGATTAATCCAG GAAGAAAAGCAAAGTACCGAAGCGCGTGCCGAAGAGTTGGAGTCCCGGGTTGGTAGTCTTGAACATATGAATTTGTTAGCCAGAGGACGAAGTCTCGAACGGGCATCTCCACCATTAAGTGGACGATCCACTCCAAAATCGCATCATAGTCCAAATAGagattatttacataaatatcataCG gCACCAGCATCAATGTCTCCAGCGCATCTCCATCAATATGCTGCCTCTTTAGCTAGTCCAGGTCAACTTTCGGAATCCCTTCCTGCGAGCCAG tTGCAGTTATCAGGCGAAGAATTGCATTCAGTGAGTGAAAGAGACAGCACTGGTGGTGCAGGAAGTGGTGGTAGCGATGCAGCTTCACCGTTGACTGCTCGATCGATCAGACTAGAACGAGTAGCACAGGCACTTGCTCACAGTCAAGAGGAGCTCAGAAG ACGCACTGGACAAGCCGGATTTCCCAGCAGTGGTTTTCCTGCTCACAG GCATGGGCAACATAACAACGGCGCACTCAATTCTGGGACTCCCCCTTCCCCATTGTCCTCACGTCATAGCAGCCAGGACAGTTTGCATAAGAACAACTTGTCTGGTGTTGGATTGCCAATTGGACAATTGTCTAGTTCGCATTTGCATATGCAATCTACCATGAGTCCAGCAACCGCAGCAGCAGTAGCTGCAGCTCAAAAGAAGAAAGGCATTAAGAGCAGTCTTGGTAGATTTTTCAGCAAGAAAGAAAAG ATCAAGGGGAAAGATACACCAATGCCTGGAGATATACCAGGTATGGGAGGAGCAAATACACCTGCAGATCCTGATTATGGAGATAATGTTTCTGTTGCTGGCACTATGGGTAGTAAAAGCGATTTTGAtcgtagaaaaaagaaaag TCCAAGTGTATTTGGAAGTATGTTAGATTCTTCACGACACGAACTTCTGGCGGAGGCAATGAAAGCTGGAACACCTTTTGCTCTATGGAACGGACCAACTGTAGTGGCTTGGCTTGAGCTTTGGGTGGGCATGCCAACGTGGTATGTTGCAGCTTGCCGGGCAAATGTCAAAAGTGGTGCCATAATGAGTGCTCTTAGTGATACCGAAATTCAACGTGAAATTGGTATAAG tAATCCTCTACATCGATTGAAACTACGGTTAGCTATTCAAGAAATGGTGTCACTTACAAGTCCATCAGCACCAACAACTTCTCGCACAACCTTAGCATTTGGAGATATGAACCACGAATGGATTGGTAATGTCTGGCTTCCAAGTCTTGGTTTGCCACAGTATCGATCCACTTTCATGGAGTGCCTTGTTGATGCCAGAATGTTGGATCACCTTAACAAAAAGGACCTTCGTGGTCAACTTAGAATGGTTGATAGTTTTCACAG aaCAAGCTTGCAATATGGCATTTTGTGTTTAAAACGATTAAATTATGATAGGCAACAATTAGAAGAAAGGAGACGAATGGCGGAAGGTGCAAACGTCGATGTTCTTGTATGGAGTAATGATCGTGTTATAAGATGGGTGCAATCTATCGGCCTGAaa gAATACGGTAACCACCTCTTAGAATCTGGGGTACATGGAGCTCTTATAGCCCTCGATGAAAGTTTCGACGCAAATAGTTTTGCTCTAGCTTTGCAAATTCCAACGCAAAACACACAA GCTCGGCAGTTGTTAGAGATGGAGTTCGCAAATTTATTAACAGTAGGAACAGAAAGGCGACTCGATGAAGCGAATAATATGAAATCCTGA
- the Liprin-alpha gene encoding PTPRF interacting protein alpha isoform X10, with protein MTVVKRQAAAQSGVSSEVEVLKALKSLFEHHKALDEKVRERLRVALERNTSLEEELAITKEELQQYKLSGHAPKNIEDRPKENGQAEDGQQQNKNETEQAAGQQEQQQQPQQQQLQQSVQKLGTEKSTEIESRLSNGSLDPVDQDSAARVIDLQATLDKQSSELSTWQRRVAELSGRVAELEETLSKTQKDLLKTQETNVKLQRDLRENVAQKEDQEERIATLEKRYLNAQRESTSLHDLNEKLEQELQHKKAQLKLQEEKIAAIQEKLELAEQKLAQYAKLPEMEEQLKQRMEALTQVRRPNQQAQERHGSAEDRIQRLETQLEEKNAEVMRVNQRLKMNEEHNTRLSTTVDKLLSESNERLQVHLKERMHALEEKNALTQELEKTRKIAEDLQNEKAEIVKELGKARLEIDNVKRQMLQQEIAFNIQQTDALTRSLSPNAVDPGSFSRSASHSSFDTHSLPRRTGKRPAIEDDPTKNYVARTLAEQEWEKLQQAHVLANVQQAFDVSSDAEGDGDNESLFSCAADVISPTGHTDAQTLALMLQEQLDAINNEIRLIQEEKQSTEARAEELESRVGSLEHMNLLARGRSLERASPPLSGRSTPKSHHSPNRDYLHKYHTAPASMSPAHLHQYAASLASPGQLSESLPASQLQLSGEELHSVSERDSTGGAGSGGSDAASPLTARSIRLERVAQALAHSQEELRRRTGQAGFPSSGFPAHRHGQHNNGALNSGTPPSPLSSRHSSQDSLHKNNLSGVGLPIGQLSSSHLHMQSTMSPATAAAVAAAQKKKGIKSSLGRFFSKKEKIKGKDTPMPGDIPGMGGANTPADPDYGDNVSVAGTMGSKSDFDRRKKKSPSVFGSMLDSSRHELLAEAMKAGTPFALWNGPTVVAWLELWVGMPTWYVAACRANVKSGAIMSALSDTEIQREIGISNPLHRLKLRLAIQEMVSLTSPSAPTTSRTTLAFGDMNHEWIGNVWLPSLGLPQYRSTFMECLVDARMLDHLNKKDLRGQLRMVDSFHRTSLQYGILCLKRLNYDRQQLEERRRMAEGANVDVLVWSNDRVIRWVQSIGLKEYGNHLLESGVHGALIALDESFDANSFALALQIPTQNTQARQLLEMEFANLLTVGTERRLDEANNMKS; from the exons ATGACTGTAGTGAAGAGGCAAGCCGCCGCGCAATCTGGAGTATCGTCCGAAGTTGAAGTGCTCAAAGCTCTAAAAAGTCTGTTCGAGCACCACAAGGCTTTAGACGAGAAA GTGCGTGAACGATTACGAGTTGCATTAGAAAGGAATACAAGCCTGGAAGAAGAGCTAGCTATTACCAAAGAAGAG cTCCAGCAATATAAATTAAGTGGACATGCGcctaaaaatatagaagataGGCCCAAGGAGAACGGACAGGCGGAAGATGGTCAGCAACAGAACAAG AATGAGACTGAGCAGGCAGCAGGCCAGCAggaacagcaacaacaaccgCAACAACAACAACTGCAGCAGTCAGTACAAAAACTAGGTACGGAGAAGTCAACAGAGATCGAAAGTAGACTGAGCAATGGCAGTCTCGATCCTGTGGACCAGGATTCTGCGGCGCGTGTAATAGATTTGCAAGCTACTCTCGACAAGCAG AGCTCAGAGTTGAGCACATGGCAGCGGCGGGTAGCCGAATTAAGTGGCCGAGTAGCAGAGTTAGAAGAAACTTTGTCCAAGACTCAGAAAGACCTTCTGAAAACCCAAGAAACGAATGTCAAACTGCAGAGAGATCTACGTGAAAATGTTGCCCAAAAAGAGGACCAAGAAGAAAGGATAGCGACTCTTGAAAAACGTTATCTTAATGCTCAACGAGAGTCCACTAGTTTACATGATCTCAATGAAAAGCTGGAGCAAGAGCTGCAGCACAAGAAAGCTCAATTAAAG CtccaagaagaaaaaatagcgGCGATACAGGAGAAACTAGAACTTGCAGAACAAAAATTAGCCCAATACGCTAAGTTAccagaaatggaagagcaatTAAAGCAGAGGATGGAGGCTCTGACGCAGGTGAGGAGGCCCAACCAG caGGCTCAAGAAAGACATGGCAGCGCAGAGGATAGAATACAGAGGTTGGAAACGCAACTTGAAGAAAAGAATGCAGAAGTGATGCGTGTCAATCAACGACTCAAGATGAATGAGGAGCATAATACGCGGCTTAGTACAACTGTTGATAAACTTTTGTCGg AATCTAACGAAAGATTACAAGTACATTTAAAAGAAAGGATGCACGCATTAGAAGAGAAAAACGCACTCACGCAAGAACTGGAAAAGACTAGGAAGATTGCGGAAGATCTTCAAAATGAGAAGGCCGAAATAGTTAAGGAATTAGGGAAAGCTCGCCTTGAAATTGATAATGTAAAAAGGCAAATGCTTCAGCAAGAAATTGCATTCAATATTCAACAAACAGATGCTCTAACTCGAAGTTTGTCTCCCAATGCAGTGGATCCAGGTTCCTTTTCTAGGAGTGCAAGTCATAGTAGTTTTGATACTCATTCTTTACCAAGAAGAACGGGTAAACGACCTGCAATCGAAGATGATCCAACAAAG aattatgtaGCGCGCACTTTAGCAGAGCAAGAATGGGAAAAATTACAGCAAGCTCATGTCCTTGCAAATGTACAACAAGCATTTGATGTTTCTAGTGATGCAGAAGGTGACGGAGATAACGAAAGTTTATTCAGTTGTGCAGCTGATGTAATTAGTCCTACAGGACATACGGATGCTCAAACACTAGCATTAATGTTACAAGAACAATTAGATGCAATTAACAATGAAATTAGATTAATCCAG GAAGAAAAGCAAAGTACCGAAGCGCGTGCCGAAGAGTTGGAGTCCCGGGTTGGTAGTCTTGAACATATGAATTTGTTAGCCAGAGGACGAAGTCTCGAACGGGCATCTCCACCATTAAGTGGACGATCCACTCCAAAATCGCATCATAGTCCAAATAGagattatttacataaatatcataCG gCACCAGCATCAATGTCTCCAGCGCATCTCCATCAATATGCTGCCTCTTTAGCTAGTCCAGGTCAACTTTCGGAATCCCTTCCTGCGAGCCAG tTGCAGTTATCAGGCGAAGAATTGCATTCAGTGAGTGAAAGAGACAGCACTGGTGGTGCAGGAAGTGGTGGTAGCGATGCAGCTTCACCGTTGACTGCTCGATCGATCAGACTAGAACGAGTAGCACAGGCACTTGCTCACAGTCAAGAGGAGCTCAGAAG ACGCACTGGACAAGCCGGATTTCCCAGCAGTGGTTTTCCTGCTCACAG GCATGGGCAACATAACAACGGCGCACTCAATTCTGGGACTCCCCCTTCCCCATTGTCCTCACGTCATAGCAGCCAGGACAGTTTGCATAAGAACAACTTGTCTGGTGTTGGATTGCCAATTGGACAATTGTCTAGTTCGCATTTGCATATGCAATCTACCATGAGTCCAGCAACCGCAGCAGCAGTAGCTGCAGCTCAAAAGAAGAAAGGCATTAAGAGCAGTCTTGGTAGATTTTTCAGCAAGAAAGAAAAG ATCAAGGGGAAAGATACACCAATGCCTGGAGATATACCAGGTATGGGAGGAGCAAATACACCTGCAGATCCTGATTATGGAGATAATGTTTCTGTTGCTGGCACTATGGGTAGTAAAAGCGATTTTGAtcgtagaaaaaagaaaag TCCAAGTGTATTTGGAAGTATGTTAGATTCTTCACGACACGAACTTCTGGCGGAGGCAATGAAAGCTGGAACACCTTTTGCTCTATGGAACGGACCAACTGTAGTGGCTTGGCTTGAGCTTTGGGTGGGCATGCCAACGTGGTATGTTGCAGCTTGCCGGGCAAATGTCAAAAGTGGTGCCATAATGAGTGCTCTTAGTGATACCGAAATTCAACGTGAAATTGGTATAAG tAATCCTCTACATCGATTGAAACTACGGTTAGCTATTCAAGAAATGGTGTCACTTACAAGTCCATCAGCACCAACAACTTCTCGCACAACCTTAGCATTTGGAGATATGAACCACGAATGGATTGGTAATGTCTGGCTTCCAAGTCTTGGTTTGCCACAGTATCGATCCACTTTCATGGAGTGCCTTGTTGATGCCAGAATGTTGGATCACCTTAACAAAAAGGACCTTCGTGGTCAACTTAGAATGGTTGATAGTTTTCACAG aaCAAGCTTGCAATATGGCATTTTGTGTTTAAAACGATTAAATTATGATAGGCAACAATTAGAAGAAAGGAGACGAATGGCGGAAGGTGCAAACGTCGATGTTCTTGTATGGAGTAATGATCGTGTTATAAGATGGGTGCAATCTATCGGCCTGAaa gAATACGGTAACCACCTCTTAGAATCTGGGGTACATGGAGCTCTTATAGCCCTCGATGAAAGTTTCGACGCAAATAGTTTTGCTCTAGCTTTGCAAATTCCAACGCAAAACACACAA GCTCGGCAGTTGTTAGAGATGGAGTTCGCAAATTTATTAACAGTAGGAACAGAAAGGCGACTCGATGAAGCGAATAATATGAAATCCTGA